GTTAATATAAAGAGAAACACCGGTAAGAATGTAAAATTAGAAAATTCTGAAGTTAACAAAATAATATGTAGCAAATTGGATATTGTACAAGTACAGAATGCCCTATAAATAAATAATAAACTGTGATGCAATTGAGAAACTTCACATCTGAATCAGAAAGAAAAGCATGACTCACATTTCATTTCTAGACAGTTTAACTACTAGTTGGCAGAAGTATATCAATCTCTTTACTGGTTGGTGTAATCAAACTGTTGTTCATGCCACAGATGTTTGGTAAGTCCACTGTGGCACCACAAACATCCATGGGGACTGCTGAAAGTTTCATGGATGCTGCAGGATTTGATTCAGTAGATGATGTTCCCACTTGTGCAACATGAATTCCACCCTCAGTCCCTTCCTCAGAGCCCATCGTTGTTCCTCGTTCCAAGGAACACTTTGATGAAGCTTCCTCATGGATCCCTGTTTCACGCCAATTAAAGAATCGTTGAGGTTGAACAGAATTGGAAACACTTGATTCGTTTTTAGCAGAAAGCCCAATCTGAGAAGGTCCACTATCTGTAGCTGCTTTACCCAGCGGATGAGGTGATGCAGGTGATTGTGCAAGGCCAGGCTTCTTaggaggaattggtggaggattTCCTCTGTCCACTCTAGATACCGTTGGTGATTTTATCCCAGGAGTCATTGGACATTGTGGACTTGAGACTTTACTGGAAGTTGGTGAATGATTGGCATCACCAGTTGGTGTTTTTGCTGAACTACCCAGCTGTCGATAGTCAGTACCAAAGGGGGAATTGTTTGCAGTTTTCAGAGTTCCTGGCTGGCTTGTGAACCTAGAAAGAACTTGGGTCACAGTATTTCGAGCCAACTGTTTGGCGGctgaactatctgaggtagtggGTGACAGATCCCTTGGAGGAGGACTTTGTAAGGCGCCAGTCTGTTGATCTTGCTCTGCTTGAGCTTGGAATTTAAATCGAGCTGCATGAAACCTTTGATTCAGCCCAGCTTGGTAGGATGACTGGAAGCTGGCACTGGGGCTTGTTGAACTAGTGAGTCGCTTTGTCAACACAGGTGATGAACATGGGGATGATGATACTGAGGAAGCAGCTGAAGAGTTCACAGTgttgcttggagaaagtgaggttccACCTGGGAAATGTGGTACAGCACAAGAAGCCACATTACCACTTCCATTTTCAACTATGTTCCCTGGAGATGGAGAAGGTACTTTACTTTCGGCGGAGAAAAGAATATCTACACTATTGCCGTCAGTTGACTGGTCATCCCCATCATTAACCATAAATGCTGCGCAATGTCCATTTACTTGCGGAACAACTGCAGCTGGCAATGATGTGcagtgtttttcttttaaatcacTTCCATTAGGCACTTTCACATGACTGCAATCAGTCTGGCAAGAAGGGGATATAGTCTTGCTTTTCTTAGCACCAGCCTCTAATGGAACGTTTACCGGTGATTTTGGTTCATTTGCTACTATTTTGTTGGagctttctgttttatttttaagCACTTCAATAACTCGCTTTAAACTTTGCACTTCCTCATTGAGGGCTCGCGCCCTGTTTTCTTCCCGGTTTAGCCTTGCCCGCAGTTGCTCCTTCTCAGTGTCAAACTCGGAAAGCTGTTTCTCCATTTGGGCCTCCCTTTGTAAGGCTCGCTGTTTCTCGGCGGCCAACTCTTCCTCTCGTTCACTGCTTTTGGCCATCTCTTTCTCTAGCTTCAGTTTTAATTCTGCAGTTTTCTGAACTTCCTCTGCTGCCTTGTTGGTTGCTTTTTTGCATTCTTTCATCAAAACAGTGGTTAACTGTTTGTGTCTTGTTCGTTCCTCCTCCAGCTGTGTAGACAGCTTCTTCTGTTCCTTTTCTACCTTCTTCACCTGTGACTTCTCAAATTCAAGCTGTGAGGGTAAATTGTGGAGAAGTAGAAGAACAAAATATAAAATTATTATACTCCAATCATTTAACTGTATTCTTCTAAATGAAAACATCTTTCATGTTTAAATTGGCATTGAAAGCACAAGACCTGCATCATTGCCAAGAATGGAGTTCAAAGCAGTCTAGCCTTTCTGTTACTTATCACGAGGctgctgttttaaaaaaaatccacagCTGTATCGTTCTGTTCATCTGCAAATGACTCCATTTCACAGGCAGCTTGAGGCATCGACAGCTGCCACAAACGAA
This portion of the Chiloscyllium punctatum isolate Juve2018m chromosome 45, sChiPun1.3, whole genome shotgun sequence genome encodes:
- the cttnbp2nlb gene encoding CTTNBP2 N-terminal like b; amino-acid sequence: MNLENLSKSELLMFFSVLEGELEARDVVIEVLQAQHRDRFIQERYGKYDISDPFLALQRDSESIRGGNCGDKQPVCTNPLSVLKVVMTQCKKMQERMVSQLAAAESRHRKVIVDLEEERRRHAQDTAEGDDVTYMLEKERERLTQQLEFEKSQVKKVEKEQKKLSTQLEEERTRHKQLTTVLMKECKKATNKAAEEVQKTAELKLKLEKEMAKSSEREEELAAEKQRALQREAQMEKQLSEFDTEKEQLRARLNREENRARALNEEVQSLKRVIEVLKNKTESSNKIVANEPKSPVNVPLEAGAKKSKTISPSCQTDCSHVKVPNGSDLKEKHCTSLPAAVVPQVNGHCAAFMVNDGDDQSTDGNSVDILFSAESKVPSPSPGNIVENGSGNVASCAVPHFPGGTSLSPSNTVNSSAASSVSSSPCSSPVLTKRLTSSTSPSASFQSSYQAGLNQRFHAARFKFQAQAEQDQQTGALQSPPPRDLSPTTSDSSAAKQLARNTVTQVLSRFTSQPGTLKTANNSPFGTDYRQLGSSAKTPTGDANHSPTSSKVSSPQCPMTPGIKSPTVSRVDRGNPPPIPPKKPGLAQSPASPHPLGKAATDSGPSQIGLSAKNESSVSNSVQPQRFFNWRETGIHEEASSKCSLERGTTMGSEEGTEGGIHVAQVGTSSTESNPAASMKLSAVPMDVCGATVDLPNICGMNNSLITPTSKEIDILLPTSS